The proteins below come from a single Ruegeria sp. THAF33 genomic window:
- a CDS encoding ArsJ-associated glyceraldehyde-3-phosphate dehydrogenase → MTTYALNGLGRMGKLALKPLLEKGAKIAWINDAVGDPEMHAHLLEFDTVHGRWDAEFDHDADSITVNGTRLPFVGTKDLSALPLDGVDVVIDCTGVFKTEAKLAPYFDAGVKKVVVSAPVKDGSTANIVMGVNDETFDPAAHRIVTAASCTTNCLAPVVKVIHENLGIRHGSMTTIHDVTNTQTIVDRPAKDLRRARSALNSLIPTTTGSATAITLIYPELKGRLNGHAVRVPLLNASLTDCVFEVERETTVEEVNAFFKTAAEGELKGILGYETRPLVSTDYTNDERSSIVDAPSTMVVNGTQVKIYAWYDNEMGYAHRLVDVALMVGASL, encoded by the coding sequence ATGACCACCTACGCACTGAACGGCCTTGGCCGTATGGGAAAACTGGCCCTGAAGCCTTTGCTTGAAAAAGGCGCAAAGATTGCCTGGATCAACGATGCCGTCGGTGATCCCGAGATGCATGCGCATCTGCTGGAGTTCGACACCGTGCATGGGCGCTGGGACGCGGAATTCGACCATGATGCAGACAGCATCACGGTCAACGGTACCCGCCTGCCGTTCGTTGGCACAAAAGACCTGAGTGCGTTGCCGCTGGACGGTGTTGATGTGGTGATCGACTGCACCGGCGTGTTCAAGACCGAAGCGAAGCTGGCACCGTATTTTGACGCTGGGGTGAAGAAGGTTGTTGTCTCTGCTCCGGTCAAGGACGGGTCGACGGCCAATATCGTCATGGGTGTAAATGACGAAACTTTCGACCCTGCGGCGCATAGGATCGTGACGGCGGCCTCGTGCACGACAAACTGTCTTGCGCCTGTCGTAAAGGTCATTCACGAAAACCTGGGCATCCGCCATGGATCGATGACGACGATTCACGACGTAACCAATACGCAGACAATCGTGGACCGGCCTGCCAAGGACCTCAGGCGCGCACGCTCGGCCCTGAACTCTCTGATCCCGACCACGACCGGCTCGGCCACGGCCATCACTCTGATATATCCGGAACTCAAAGGTCGTTTGAACGGCCACGCGGTTCGGGTGCCATTGCTGAACGCCTCGCTGACCGATTGCGTGTTCGAGGTTGAGCGTGAAACCACGGTTGAAGAGGTCAACGCCTTCTTCAAAACTGCAGCCGAGGGCGAACTGAAGGGCATTTTGGGATATGAGACGCGTCCGCTGGTGTCCACCGATTATACCAATGACGAACGCTCTTCGATCGTCGATGCGCCCTCGACCATGGTTGTGAACGGGACGCAGGTGAAAATCTATGCGTGGTACGACAACGAGATGGGCTATGCGCATCGGCTGGTGGATGTCGCGCTGATGGTCGGGGCATCATTGTGA
- the cobO gene encoding cob(I)yrinic acid a,c-diamide adenosyltransferase — protein sequence MSDAQDHKEKMQKVQAQHRKKVSEAVDPGRGLVLINTGKGKGKSSAAFGVVIRALGWGQKVAVVQFIKGKWKTGERRFFEERDLVTWHTMGEGFTWDTQDRERDIAAANAAFDKACALMSSGEYDLVVLDEINIALRYEYLSVEQVIEGLNARSEKTSVFLTGRDAPNGLRDYADLVTEMTEEKHPFQAGIKAQRGVDF from the coding sequence ATGAGCGACGCGCAGGATCACAAGGAAAAGATGCAGAAGGTGCAGGCCCAGCACCGCAAGAAAGTGTCCGAGGCCGTGGATCCAGGCCGCGGTCTGGTCCTGATCAATACCGGCAAGGGCAAAGGCAAGTCCTCGGCCGCGTTCGGCGTGGTCATTCGTGCCTTGGGCTGGGGCCAGAAGGTTGCTGTGGTGCAGTTCATCAAGGGCAAATGGAAAACCGGAGAGCGCCGTTTCTTCGAAGAGCGTGATCTGGTGACATGGCATACGATGGGCGAAGGTTTTACCTGGGACACACAGGACCGGGAGCGCGATATTGCAGCTGCCAATGCCGCCTTCGACAAGGCCTGCGCCCTGATGTCCAGCGGCGAATACGATCTGGTTGTGCTGGACGAGATCAACATCGCCCTGCGTTACGAATACCTGTCGGTCGAACAGGTCATCGAAGGTTTGAACGCGCGTTCGGAAAAGACCAGCGTATTCCTGACTGGCCGCGACGCGCCGAACGGGCTGCGTGACTATGCTGATCTGGTCACGGAAATGACCGAGGAGAAACACCCGTTCCAAGCGGGCATCAAAGCACAGCGCGGCGTGGATTTCTGA
- a CDS encoding putative quinol monooxygenase, with product MIMRIFQVVTRPGKEEEFSKFFHETAIPLMRGTKGIVQVFPGAARADTPREFSFVMIWENLESLKAFVGDNYQSPHIDPAEAELVESRSIKHYELVQ from the coding sequence ATGATCATGCGTATTTTTCAGGTCGTGACACGGCCGGGCAAAGAGGAAGAGTTCAGCAAGTTCTTCCATGAAACAGCTATCCCCTTGATGAGAGGTACCAAAGGCATCGTTCAAGTGTTTCCTGGTGCCGCACGTGCTGACACACCGCGAGAGTTCAGCTTTGTGATGATTTGGGAAAACCTGGAGTCACTAAAGGCTTTTGTCGGCGATAACTACCAGAGTCCGCATATCGATCCGGCGGAGGCCGAATTGGTCGAGTCGCGTTCTATCAAGCACTACGAACTTGTCCAATAA
- a CDS encoding HupE/UreJ family protein translates to MDHVLFVVCLVIGAQTLRALLLRATGFTVGHSVTLSLGFFGFVPSGAWFVPAVETGIAISIIFAAAAAFMSFKDNARSEVTMVLLTTLIGLLHGLGFSFVLHKILQVTSPNIWQSLLAFNLGVELGQVAIILALWPALIMCRRVNSSLWMSLRVGLAGGCAAIACFWTFQRVAEVYSTLA, encoded by the coding sequence TTGGATCATGTTTTGTTTGTTGTGTGTTTGGTCATCGGAGCGCAGACACTCAGGGCGCTATTGCTGCGTGCAACCGGTTTTACCGTTGGACATAGCGTGACGCTGTCTCTGGGGTTCTTCGGGTTTGTGCCATCGGGCGCGTGGTTTGTTCCTGCCGTCGAAACCGGGATCGCGATTTCTATTATTTTTGCAGCCGCAGCAGCGTTTATGAGTTTCAAGGACAACGCGCGTTCTGAGGTCACGATGGTGCTTCTGACGACACTGATTGGCCTCCTGCATGGGCTCGGGTTTAGCTTTGTGTTGCACAAGATCTTGCAGGTCACCTCCCCAAACATCTGGCAAAGCCTGCTTGCCTTCAATCTTGGCGTCGAGCTTGGCCAAGTTGCCATTATTCTTGCACTCTGGCCTGCCTTGATAATGTGTCGGCGCGTGAACTCCAGTTTGTGGATGTCCCTGCGAGTGGGCTTAGCCGGTGGATGCGCGGCTATCGCCTGCTTTTGGACCTTTCAGCGAGTTGCCGAGGTTTATTCCACGTTGGCTTAG
- a CDS encoding GFA family protein, whose amino-acid sequence MNAIIEADRVQFEGPITEHELSTPSGKGQIITRCRDCGVAVFSSYMIRLGKLRYVRVGTLNNPDQCPPDVQIFTNSKQAWVPLSKDIPIFEEFYKFDEVWPPNALDRLEIALS is encoded by the coding sequence TTGAACGCAATCATTGAAGCTGATCGCGTGCAGTTTGAGGGGCCAATCACTGAACATGAGCTCTCTACTCCAAGCGGGAAAGGTCAGATCATTACGCGCTGTAGGGATTGTGGCGTCGCCGTTTTTAGCAGCTACATGATCCGCCTTGGCAAGCTAAGGTACGTGCGCGTCGGAACATTGAACAACCCGGATCAATGTCCTCCGGATGTACAGATTTTCACCAACAGCAAGCAGGCCTGGGTGCCACTCAGCAAAGACATTCCTATCTTTGAGGAATTTTACAAATTCGATGAGGTGTGGCCGCCCAATGCGTTGGACCGTTTGGAGATAGCTCTATCCTGA
- a CDS encoding helix-turn-helix domain-containing protein, which yields MIEQITDQLTILGHPQRITVFRMLMRRFPDRVPAGELAAELDIKPSTMSNYLNALQRSGLVKQERSGTSLLYSIEMKTVQQMLDFLIVDCCRGRPDICMPFPKDTATNRKFNVLFICSGNSARSIFAESLLRQIGGDRFNVYSAGTRPSSELNPFAVQVLRDKGHDISVLRPKNLSEFSAPDAPVMDFVFTVCNQAANEECPAWEGQPISGHWGVEDPVKAEGTDAEKSLAFQTAYGALKRRIQAFSSLPFESLDRIALQSAVDEIGRTPTEETK from the coding sequence ATGATAGAACAGATAACCGATCAATTGACCATCCTTGGCCACCCGCAGCGCATCACCGTGTTTCGCATGTTGATGCGACGGTTTCCTGACAGGGTTCCCGCAGGCGAGCTGGCGGCGGAGCTGGATATCAAGCCCAGCACCATGTCGAACTATCTGAATGCTTTGCAGCGGTCGGGGCTGGTGAAACAGGAACGATCCGGGACGTCTCTGCTCTATTCGATTGAAATGAAAACTGTGCAGCAAATGCTCGATTTCCTGATCGTGGATTGCTGCCGTGGCCGACCGGATATCTGCATGCCCTTTCCCAAAGACACCGCGACGAACCGAAAGTTCAATGTGCTGTTCATTTGCTCCGGCAACTCAGCCCGTTCGATTTTTGCCGAATCCTTGCTGCGACAGATCGGCGGCGACCGGTTCAACGTTTATTCAGCCGGGACGCGGCCCAGTTCAGAACTCAATCCCTTTGCTGTGCAGGTTCTGCGCGACAAGGGGCACGATATCTCGGTCCTGCGGCCGAAGAATCTGTCCGAGTTTTCGGCGCCGGACGCGCCCGTCATGGATTTTGTCTTTACTGTCTGCAATCAGGCCGCCAACGAGGAATGCCCGGCTTGGGAGGGTCAACCGATAAGTGGCCATTGGGGCGTGGAAGATCCGGTCAAGGCCGAAGGTACCGACGCCGAGAAAAGCCTGGCCTTTCAAACCGCCTACGGCGCACTGAAGCGCCGGATTCAGGCCTTTTCGTCATTGCCGTTCGAAAGCCTTGACCGGATCGCATTGCAATCCGCCGTCGATGAAATCGGGCGCACGCCTACCGAGGAAACGAAATGA
- the arsB gene encoding ACR3 family arsenite efflux transporter yields MSIFERYLTIWVALAMIGGVLIGLAAPGLVQLVASAEIASVNLVVAVLIWAMVYPMMVNVDFGAVAGVARQPRGLIVTLVVNWLIKPFTMALLAVLFFDYVFAPWIAPEDAAQYTAGLILLGAAPCTAMVFVWSQLTRGDATYTLVQVSVNDLIMVVAFAPIVAFLLGVTDIEVPWQTLVLATVLYVVLPLVAGLITRRRLGSKQAIEAFSSRVKPWSVMGLIATVVILFGLQGQTILAKPTVIVLIAVPILIQSYGIFAIAYGAAFALKVPHRIAAPCAMIGTSNFFELAVAVAISLFGLHSGAALATVVGVLVEVPVMLSLVAFANRTRQRFPEPAT; encoded by the coding sequence ATGAGCATTTTTGAACGATATCTCACGATCTGGGTTGCACTTGCGATGATCGGTGGCGTCCTGATCGGGCTGGCCGCGCCGGGGCTGGTGCAGTTGGTGGCAAGCGCCGAAATCGCCAGCGTCAACCTGGTGGTGGCAGTGCTGATCTGGGCAATGGTTTACCCGATGATGGTCAACGTCGATTTCGGCGCAGTCGCCGGAGTCGCCCGCCAGCCACGTGGTCTGATTGTGACGCTGGTGGTGAACTGGCTGATAAAGCCTTTCACAATGGCACTGCTGGCCGTTCTGTTTTTCGACTATGTCTTCGCACCCTGGATCGCGCCCGAAGATGCGGCGCAATACACTGCCGGTCTGATCCTGCTGGGGGCCGCCCCTTGCACCGCCATGGTGTTTGTATGGTCGCAGCTCACCAGAGGCGACGCGACGTACACGCTGGTTCAGGTTTCCGTCAATGATCTGATCATGGTCGTGGCATTTGCGCCGATCGTGGCCTTTTTGCTGGGTGTCACCGACATCGAAGTGCCGTGGCAGACTTTGGTTTTGGCCACGGTCCTTTATGTGGTGCTGCCGCTTGTCGCCGGGTTGATCACCCGCCGCAGATTAGGCTCTAAACAGGCGATAGAAGCCTTTTCTTCGCGGGTGAAACCGTGGTCCGTCATGGGATTGATTGCAACCGTGGTCATCCTGTTCGGCCTGCAAGGTCAGACCATTCTGGCGAAACCGACGGTCATCGTGTTGATCGCCGTTCCCATTCTGATCCAAAGCTACGGCATATTTGCCATTGCCTATGGCGCGGCTTTTGCGCTGAAGGTCCCCCACCGGATCGCAGCGCCCTGTGCCATGATCGGGACATCGAATTTCTTCGAGCTGGCCGTTGCCGTCGCAATCAGCTTGTTCGGTCTTCATTCCGGCGCGGCGCTGGCGACGGTTGTGGGGGTCCTGGTCGAAGTACCGGTAATGCTGTCGCTTGTGGCTTTCGCCAACCGAACACGCCAGCGTTTCCCGGAACCTGCGACATGA
- the arsJ gene encoding organoarsenical effux MFS transporter ArsJ, with protein MTQRPEGLSAYIAVTAAYWAFMLTDGALRMLVLLHFHTLGFSPVQLAYLFVLYEIAGIVTNLSAGWIAARFGLTSTLYAGLGVQIVALLAMTQLDPNWTVAASVTFVMIVQGASGVAKDLAKMSSKSAVKLLAPSEGGALFRWVAVLTGSKNAVKGLGFLLGAAMLATLGFLPAVLAMAAALAVILVAVMLFMPAGLPKGRKGAKFSEVFSKSANVNWLSAARVFLFGARDVWFVVGIPIYFYAVLSDGTEEGNRAAFFMIGTFMAVWIILYGAVQANAPRILRASDRTEGDLIRAARSWAAILFCVLAALTLAVLLSNGPETWLTLTLVVGLLVFGAIFAVNSSLHSYLILAFTRSERVTMDVGFYYMANATGRLAGTVLSGLTYQVGGLPLVLGTAAVMVGLAALTSGKLTDQTAEALS; from the coding sequence GTGACGCAACGCCCCGAAGGACTGTCGGCCTATATCGCGGTCACGGCTGCCTATTGGGCCTTCATGCTGACCGACGGGGCGCTCAGGATGTTGGTGCTGTTGCACTTTCACACCCTGGGCTTCTCGCCGGTGCAACTTGCCTATCTGTTTGTGCTTTATGAAATCGCCGGGATTGTCACCAACCTGTCCGCCGGTTGGATCGCCGCACGGTTCGGGTTGACCTCGACCCTCTATGCAGGGCTAGGGGTGCAGATTGTCGCGTTGCTTGCCATGACGCAGCTTGACCCGAACTGGACGGTCGCGGCTTCGGTCACTTTTGTCATGATCGTGCAAGGGGCCAGCGGAGTGGCCAAGGATCTGGCCAAAATGTCTTCGAAATCGGCGGTCAAATTGCTGGCTCCCTCCGAAGGAGGCGCGTTGTTTCGATGGGTTGCGGTTCTGACGGGTTCGAAAAACGCGGTCAAAGGGCTGGGATTCCTGTTGGGTGCCGCCATGCTTGCAACACTGGGCTTCCTTCCGGCAGTGCTTGCCATGGCCGCCGCTCTGGCGGTGATCCTGGTCGCGGTGATGTTGTTCATGCCAGCGGGCCTGCCGAAGGGGCGCAAGGGCGCAAAGTTCTCTGAGGTTTTTTCAAAATCCGCAAATGTGAACTGGTTGTCCGCGGCGCGTGTCTTCCTGTTCGGTGCGCGGGACGTCTGGTTCGTGGTCGGCATCCCGATCTATTTCTATGCTGTTCTTTCAGATGGCACCGAAGAGGGCAATCGGGCCGCGTTCTTCATGATCGGAACATTCATGGCGGTGTGGATCATCCTCTATGGCGCCGTGCAAGCCAACGCGCCAAGGATTCTTCGTGCGTCGGATCGAACCGAAGGTGATCTGATCCGTGCCGCACGCAGCTGGGCGGCGATCCTGTTCTGCGTTCTTGCGGCTCTGACATTGGCAGTTTTGCTGTCAAATGGGCCCGAGACCTGGCTGACCCTGACGCTGGTCGTCGGGCTTTTGGTCTTTGGTGCGATCTTCGCGGTCAACTCATCGCTGCATTCCTATCTTATTCTTGCCTTCACCCGGTCCGAGCGTGTGACGATGGATGTCGGCTTTTACTACATGGCAAATGCGACGGGGCGGTTGGCCGGCACCGTCTTGTCTGGCCTGACCTATCAGGTCGGGGGGCTGCCCCTGGTGCTGGGCACGGCGGCCGTGATGGTCGGGCTTGCCGCGCTGACCTCTGGCAAACTTACGGATCAAACGGCTGAGGCGCTATCATGA